In a single window of the Arthrobacter zhangbolii genome:
- the panB gene encoding 3-methyl-2-oxobutanoate hydroxymethyltransferase, with translation MTSAEQPSPYAAAPGTPAASAAPALKKIRISHLQQLKDNGGRFAMLTAYDQYAAGIFDEAGIEVLLVGDSAANNVMGHATTLPITMDEMIVFARSVTAGASHALVVCDLPFGSYEVSPAQAIESSVRLMKEGLVHAVKMEGGRHYVDHVRAMTAAGIPVMAHVGFTPQAEHALGGYKVQGRGEAGAEVVADAVALAEAGAFCVLMEMVPADIAAEVDAAVRVPTIGIGAGNATTGQVLVWQDMAGLRGGRQPRFVKAFADLRTELSRAAKEYADEVRSGSFPGPEHSF, from the coding sequence ATGACCAGTGCCGAACAGCCTTCCCCGTACGCCGCCGCCCCCGGGACGCCCGCCGCCTCAGCGGCCCCGGCGCTGAAGAAAATCCGTATCTCGCACCTGCAGCAGCTCAAGGACAACGGCGGCAGATTCGCGATGCTGACCGCCTATGACCAGTACGCGGCCGGCATTTTCGATGAAGCCGGCATTGAGGTGCTGCTGGTGGGCGACTCCGCGGCCAACAATGTCATGGGGCACGCGACTACCCTGCCCATCACCATGGACGAAATGATCGTTTTTGCCCGCTCGGTGACCGCCGGGGCAAGCCACGCACTGGTGGTCTGTGACCTGCCTTTCGGCTCCTACGAGGTCTCCCCCGCCCAGGCCATCGAATCCTCCGTGCGGCTGATGAAGGAAGGTCTGGTCCACGCCGTCAAGATGGAAGGCGGGCGTCACTACGTGGACCATGTCCGGGCCATGACGGCCGCCGGCATCCCGGTGATGGCGCATGTGGGCTTCACGCCCCAGGCCGAACACGCGCTGGGCGGCTACAAGGTCCAGGGCCGCGGCGAAGCCGGTGCGGAAGTGGTGGCGGATGCCGTAGCGCTTGCCGAGGCGGGTGCGTTCTGCGTGCTGATGGAAATGGTGCCTGCGGACATCGCAGCCGAGGTCGACGCCGCGGTGCGGGTGCCCACCATCGGGATCGGTGCGGGCAACGCCACCACCGGGCAGGTGCTGGTGTGGCAGGACATGGCCGGACTGCGCGGCGGACGGCAGCCGCGCTTCGTCAAGGCGTTCGCGGACCTGCGCACCGAGCTGTCCCGGGCGGCGAAGGAATACGCGGACGAGGTCCGCAGCGGCTCCTTCCCCGGCCCGGAGCACAGCTTCTAG
- a CDS encoding glutamine synthetase family protein, translating to MNRQQEFVLRTIEERDVRFVRLWFTDVVGSLKSVALAPAEVEGAFEEGLGFDGSSIEGLARIFESDMLAQPDPSTFQILPWRGDEEQTSRMFCDILTPDGQPSAADPRNVLKRQLAKAADMGFTCYTHPEIEFYLLKSDQLGDDGEPVPVDQAGYFDHVPGGVAQDFRRTAVSMLEAVGISVEFSHHEAGPGQNEIDLRYADALQTADNIMTFRTVVKEVALMTDCYASFMPKPFSHHPGSGMHTHFSLFEGDSNAFFEAGAEFQLSKTARQFMAGILRHAPEFTAVTNQFVNSYKRLWGGGEAPSYLSWGHNNRSALLRVPLYKPNKGQSARIEYRGIDSAANPYLSYAVLLGAGLKGIEEGYDLPPGAEDDIESLSAAERRAMGHDPLPASLHDAVRVMEDSELVAEILGEQVFENFLRNKRADWNEYRQHVTRFELQKNLGIL from the coding sequence ATGAACCGCCAGCAGGAATTCGTTCTGCGCACCATCGAGGAGCGCGATGTCCGGTTTGTGCGGTTGTGGTTCACCGACGTCGTGGGCTCACTGAAGTCGGTGGCACTGGCCCCGGCGGAAGTGGAAGGCGCGTTCGAGGAGGGGCTGGGATTCGACGGCTCGTCCATTGAAGGCCTGGCGCGGATTTTCGAGTCCGACATGCTGGCCCAGCCTGATCCGTCCACGTTCCAGATCCTGCCCTGGCGCGGCGACGAAGAGCAGACCTCCCGGATGTTCTGCGACATCCTTACCCCGGACGGCCAGCCCTCCGCCGCGGACCCGCGCAACGTGCTCAAGCGCCAGCTGGCCAAGGCCGCGGACATGGGCTTCACCTGCTACACCCATCCGGAGATCGAGTTCTACCTGCTGAAGTCGGACCAGCTGGGGGATGACGGCGAGCCGGTTCCGGTGGACCAGGCCGGATACTTCGACCACGTTCCCGGCGGCGTTGCCCAGGATTTCCGCCGCACCGCCGTGTCCATGCTGGAAGCAGTGGGCATTTCCGTGGAGTTCAGCCACCACGAGGCCGGTCCGGGCCAGAACGAGATCGACCTGCGCTACGCCGACGCCCTGCAGACCGCGGATAACATCATGACCTTCCGCACCGTCGTCAAGGAAGTTGCCCTGATGACGGACTGCTACGCCAGCTTTATGCCGAAGCCGTTCTCGCACCACCCCGGCTCCGGCATGCACACCCACTTCTCCCTGTTCGAGGGCGACAGCAACGCGTTCTTCGAGGCCGGCGCCGAATTCCAGCTGTCCAAGACCGCCCGGCAGTTCATGGCCGGCATCCTGCGCCACGCCCCGGAGTTCACCGCCGTCACCAACCAGTTCGTGAACTCCTACAAGCGGCTCTGGGGCGGCGGCGAAGCACCGAGCTACCTCTCCTGGGGCCACAACAACCGCTCGGCTCTGCTCCGGGTTCCGCTGTACAAGCCGAACAAGGGACAGTCCGCGCGCATTGAATACCGCGGCATCGACTCGGCGGCCAACCCCTACCTGTCCTACGCGGTGCTGCTAGGCGCCGGCCTGAAGGGCATTGAAGAGGGCTATGACCTGCCGCCCGGTGCCGAGGACGATATTGAAAGCCTGAGCGCCGCCGAACGCCGCGCCATGGGGCACGACCCGCTGCCCGCATCCCTGCATGACGCCGTGCGGGTCATGGAGGACTCCGAGCTGGTCGCCGAAATCCTCGGCGAGCAGGTGTTCGAGAACTTCCTGCGCAACAAGCGCGCGGACTGGAACGAGTACCGCCAGCACGTGACCCGGTTCGAGCTGCAGAAGAACCTGGGCATTCTCTAA